In the Agromyces flavus genome, GATGCGCCCGCGGAACCAGGGGTAGGGCACCCAGGTGATCGAGTAGGGCGTGTAGGCGACGGAGGTCGACTCCCGGAGGTGCTCGAGCGAGTCGGCCATGAAGTCCGAATGGCCCATGAGCGCGCGAGCCCGCTCGTACATGATCTGCCCCATTTTCGACGGGTCGTGACGCGGACGCCCTTCCTCGGCGACGGTCAGCACCGCGTACATGATCTCGCTGGACAGCGGAGTGAGGACGAGCTTTCCCCCGGCACCCTGGATGAATATGTTGCCCGTCATGCCCGGCGCGATCGGAAGAGCAGAGCGCCACGCGACGCCGCCCACGGGGGTCGGGTCGTACTGCGCACCGAAGTACTCCCGGCGGATCTGGGAGTTGATCCCGTCGAATCCGATGACGAGGTCGTACTCCTCTGTCTCGGCGCTGCTCAAGGTGACGGTGACGCGGTCGGCGTCCTGCTGCATGGCGGCGACCGTCGTCCCCATGCGGATGACGCAGCCGACCTCGAGCGCCCGAGCTGTCGCGGCATCGAGGAAGTCGAGTCGGGGCATGCTCAGGACTCCGGGCAGGCCCTCCTCGAAGATGCCGTACTTCAGGGTGCAGAGATGCCGGCCCTGCGGGTCCACATAGTTCACCCCTGTGGACTCGCTGCCGAACTGCATGCACGCCTCGAGCAGACCGACTTCGCGTACGGCGCGCAGGCCGTTCCCTCTCAGGCCGAATCCGACACCGGGGACGCTGTTGTCCTCCTTGATCTCGACGACGTCGACTTTCGCTCCGATCTGCGCGAGCGCGATCGCGGCGACCAACCCGCCGAGTCCGGCTCCCACCACGAGGATCTTGAGTGGCTTTTCCATCACTGCTCCCTTCCGAACAAGAATTGCGTTGAATCGCCGGTCATCGGACCCAGAGGTCGACGGGCTGTGTCGCGGCCAAGGTCGCTCCGATATGGAGCCGGAAGCGTCCTGGTTCGACCGCGAACGCCGGCTGCGCGGCATCCGTCGCCCAGAACCCGAGCTGATCGACGCCGATGTCGAACGAGAAGGTCGCCATCTCTCCCGGCGCGAGCGTGCGGCGCTCGAACGCCACGAGTCGGCGGACCGGCGGTGCGACGGTGGCCACGAGGTCTTCGACGTACACCTGCACTACCTCGTCTCCCGTGCGCACCGACGTGTTCGTCACCTGGACGGACAACGTCGCGGTGTCACCGGCATGCAGGTCGGCGAGCGCGACCTGCTCGGCCGACACGGTCGGCGCGTCATGTGCGAACGCCGCGTAACTCGCGCCGTGACCGAACGAGAACTGGGGTCCCAGGTCGAGGTCGAGGTACTTCGACGTGTACTTGTCCTGCAGGTTGTCGGGCCCGTGGAGTCCCACGTCGGCCTCGTCGACGGTGAGGGTGCCGCCCGTCGTAGCCGGGCGTCCCGTGTTCTCGTGGGCGTAGTGGATGGGGATCTCCCCTACCGATCGCGGCCACGACATCGGCAGACGCCCCGCGGGGTCTTCGTCGCCGAGCAGCACGTCGACGATCCCGGCGGGCGCCTCGGTCCCACCGTGCCACGCGGCGAGCACCGCAGGCGCGTGGTCGATCCAGTCCGCCACGACGAGAGGACGGCCCGACTCGAGCACGACGACGAACGGCGTGCCGGTGCCGGCAACGGCCCGGATGAGCTCCTCCTGCCGGCCCGGCAGGCGGAGATCACTGCGCGACGCCGCCTCGCCGGAGAGCGCACTCGGCTCGCCCGCGCAGATCACCACGACGTCGGCTGATCGGGCGGCGCCGATGACGGCGGAGATGCCAGACGCGTCGTCGGAGAGGAAGTCCACGCCGGGGACGACCTCGAGCACGGCATCGGGCAGGCGCACGCGCAGCTCATCGGCGATCGTGCCCGCTCGGGCGCCGAAGTGCTGCGTCCACGCGCCGAGGTGGTCGGTGGAGTCGGCGTAGGGACCGGTCAGGAGCACGCGCCGCGGGGAGGCGAGGGGGAGCGTCCCGTCGTTGCGCAGCAGGACGCACGCGCGCGCGGCGGAGCGGCGCACGAGCCGCC is a window encoding:
- a CDS encoding glycoside hydrolase family 3 N-terminal domain-containing protein, encoding MQPSDRVRALLDELTSAEKLGQLQIVFRPALEDAARLVRDGVGSVFWPRSAAATNALQRVAVEETRLGIPLLVGLDVIHGQRTIGPVPLAQAGSFDPELVGDLARLAAAEARSGGVNWTFSPMLDVSRDPRWGRVVEGFGEDVHLTSVMGRAMVRGYQGTDLSAPDAIAATAKHFVAYGQPEGGRDYNTVDVSEHRMRNVYLEPFRAVVDEGAAAVMAAFNTVAGVPMHVNRRLLTGVLKEEWGFHGVVVGDAEGVRNLIPHRVAADEADAVRLAYEAGLDVEMGGAPADLSDAELSLIDGARLDDAVTRVLSLKERLGLFDDPYVDEDAEITEPTADGRRLVRRSAARACVLLRNDGTLPLASPRRVLLTGPYADSTDHLGAWTQHFGARAGTIADELRVRLPDAVLEVVPGVDFLSDDASGISAVIGAARSADVVVICAGEPSALSGEAASRSDLRLPGRQEELIRAVAGTGTPFVVVLESGRPLVVADWIDHAPAVLAAWHGGTEAPAGIVDVLLGDEDPAGRLPMSWPRSVGEIPIHYAHENTGRPATTGGTLTVDEADVGLHGPDNLQDKYTSKYLDLDLGPQFSFGHGASYAAFAHDAPTVSAEQVALADLHAGDTATLSVQVTNTSVRTGDEVVQVYVEDLVATVAPPVRRLVAFERRTLAPGEMATFSFDIGVDQLGFWATDAAQPAFAVEPGRFRLHIGATLAATQPVDLWVR
- a CDS encoding FAD-dependent monooxygenase, yielding MEKPLKILVVGAGLGGLVAAIALAQIGAKVDVVEIKEDNSVPGVGFGLRGNGLRAVREVGLLEACMQFGSESTGVNYVDPQGRHLCTLKYGIFEEGLPGVLSMPRLDFLDAATARALEVGCVIRMGTTVAAMQQDADRVTVTLSSAETEEYDLVIGFDGINSQIRREYFGAQYDPTPVGGVAWRSALPIAPGMTGNIFIQGAGGKLVLTPLSSEIMYAVLTVAEEGRPRHDPSKMGQIMYERARALMGHSDFMADSLEHLRESTSVAYTPYSITWVPYPWFRGRIMIMGDATHAMTPYLGSGAAMSIEDGIVLAHELAKDQSLVDAQLSFMARRLPRVRAVHERSQETMYQEFDSVSPEALQRRLEFLRTEEPLANEYANRLLAQPY